The nucleotide sequence TTTTGTACGAGGTGGTAGAAATAGGCAAGTTTTAATCCTAATAGATGGAATTGCCCTTTCGGATGCATCGCAAATAGCTAACGATTACGATTTACGATTACTTAATGCTAATCAAGTTGAAAGTATTGAAGTTTTAAAAGGAGCTTCCAGCACTTTATATGGCTCTGGAGCTGCTACTGCAGTGATTAATATTAAGCTAAAAGTAGCTACAAAAAAATCTATATCTGCAAATTTCAGAAGTGTGTTAGGGAGTAATCAATCGCAAAACGATAATAATTATCACCTAGAGAATTTTCAAAATAGTGTTTCAATAAATGGAACTGTAAATAAATTAAATTATTTAGCAAGTTTTGGTAACCAGTTTACAGATGGCTTGTCTGCTATAAAATTAGGCTCTGAAAAGGATGCTTTTAATGCAATTAATGGACATCTAAAACTAGGTTATAAGTTTTCTAATGCTTTTAACTTTAGTATGTATGGAAGTTTTGATAAATACAAAGCCGATTTTGATGATGGTTTCATGTTTCAAGATGCAGATAATATGATTAAAACGAATCAACATAGAATTGGCATGTCATCAAACTATGAATATAAAAACGGAAGCATAATAGTTAATGCAGCTACAAATGATATTGAACGCGATGTTACATCCAATTATCCAAATATATACAAAGCAAAAAGCTACATGATAGATGTATATAATAAATACAATTTCAATGATACGTTTTATACTGTGCTTGGTGTAAACTATCAAGATAATAATATGGAAAGTTTTGAAGTCCCTTTTGGAAGCACAAGTTTAGAGCAATCAATAAGCCCTAATGATGCAGTATTTACTATTGTAGACCCTTATGTGAATGTTGTTTATACATCAAACTTCGGTTTGAATATTAATTCTGGATTGCGATTTAATAACCATAGTGAGTATGGGTCGCATTTAGTATACAGTATCAACCCTTCATTTAAGGAGGATGTTACTTTTGGTTATATAAAAGGGTTAGTAAGTTATAGTACTGCTTATATTACACCTTCGTTATACCAACTTTTTGAACCTACGTACGGAAACATTAATTTAAAGCCTGAAGAAAACACTACTTTAGAAATAGGAGCAGAGTTAGGTATAACCAATAAAGTCACTACTAGTATCGTATATTTTAATAGAAAAGAAACTAATTTTATTGATTTTGTGGATCTAGGAAACTGGGTGTTTCAGTATAAGAATGCAGATGAATCATTTACAGCAAGTGGTATAGAACTTATAGCCGATTATAAAATTTCGAGTAAAGTATCTATTAAAACAAACGCAACATATACTAAAGTTGAAGATGATTTAAACTTGCGTATTCCTGAAATTAAGGTAAATGCTAAGTTAAACTATCAAGTAAACGACCATTTTTTTATGAGTGCATCTTACCAGTTTAATGATGATAGAAATGATACTTTTTATAATAATGTAACCTTTGTGAATGAAGACGTTACTTTAAAAAGCTACAGTTTATTAGATTTTTACGCAAGTCATAAACTAATTAATAATAAAGTGACCTTGTTTACTAATGTTATAAATATTTTAAATTCTGATTATGAAGAACTTTATGGATATTCAACTAAAGGGCGGAATATAACCTTTGGATTCAATTTAAGTTTTTAACTCATAAAGAGGTTGTCTTAAAATCAATATTTTGTCAATCTGAACTTGTTTCAGGTTCTCATCAAGATTAATAATCAAAATAATACGATTCTG is from Pontimicrobium sp. SW4 and encodes:
- a CDS encoding TonB-dependent receptor plug domain-containing protein, which encodes MNKKTCVLSVCCTLIYAFGFSQEDEVSKTEQLDEVVVTNSRFEIKKEDSGKVITKITQKELEELQGKSIAEIINNTVGIEINGTKSNAGQNLSYFVRGGRNRQVLILIDGIALSDASQIANDYDLRLLNANQVESIEVLKGASSTLYGSGAATAVINIKLKVATKKSISANFRSVLGSNQSQNDNNYHLENFQNSVSINGTVNKLNYLASFGNQFTDGLSAIKLGSEKDAFNAINGHLKLGYKFSNAFNFSMYGSFDKYKADFDDGFMFQDADNMIKTNQHRIGMSSNYEYKNGSIIVNAATNDIERDVTSNYPNIYKAKSYMIDVYNKYNFNDTFYTVLGVNYQDNNMESFEVPFGSTSLEQSISPNDAVFTIVDPYVNVVYTSNFGLNINSGLRFNNHSEYGSHLVYSINPSFKEDVTFGYIKGLVSYSTAYITPSLYQLFEPTYGNINLKPEENTTLEIGAELGITNKVTTSIVYFNRKETNFIDFVDLGNWVFQYKNADESFTASGIELIADYKISSKVSIKTNATYTKVEDDLNLRIPEIKVNAKLNYQVNDHFFMSASYQFNDDRNDTFYNNVTFVNEDVTLKSYSLLDFYASHKLINNKVTLFTNVINILNSDYEELYGYSTKGRNITFGFNLSF